The genomic segment CAAAAACAACTCCTACTTACTGTTAATATAGTTGTTATCACCTTGCCAGGGCTGCGCCACATTGAGTCCTGAGGCAGGACCTTCAGGATATAGGCCTGCAGAAGGTTGTGAGAGGGACAAGTGGAAAGAAATTAGAAGGGCAAGAAGAGCTGAGTAAGTCTTGAAGCCCATTTCTCCTGACTTTGAATGATCTAAGGTagagttttttttccctctctctctctctgtgctcagTCTTTGCCCTGTGGAGTTCATAAAACAGACTGAGCACCACCAATGCCAAGACACTGCCTTTTAAACAAAAAAGGGGTACCTTAtcttctggtttttttttaagcagGTGTGATTATAGGGCAGAGATGCTATCAGTCTTGTGTAGGGTATTTTTGCTTGTATCTCTCTGTCTTCtggagactttctctctctctcagcctaagAAGCAGTCAGTATACACCTTGTTTTGATGTCATTCTATCAGTCCTTTTGGGATGACTCAAGAATCAGGTTACTGATCTTATCATAAAGTTTACTTTTGGGATGCTGtttactactgaggctagtgtgATAAAGGAGAGAGGATAAAGAAACAAGAAACAaacagtgagttttttttttttagacttcaCTTAACAGCACTTTCTCTCGTTCCACTTGTTTACGATAGATTCTGGGTGGGCGTTTGAAATACAAGCATAGAATTTTGTTGTCaagttttatctatatttttaactttttttttttttattcttgtcaaAACAATTGCTATTATCTGTCTCGACTCATCTTCTCTCAGGCTTTCATTTTTTGATGTGCCATCTCTGCACAACTGAACTCACTTGGCagccactgtaggcattaacgtAAGGTTCTTTGTGGGCAGCGCCTTTTCCTTTTTGTGCCCTAGCAGTAAACCCGCTTCCAttccttttcttttactgtaccttcattcatattatccttcttccaccttactttcctcaaccctctgctaacaattgtttcatagttggggggggggggggcgggtttccTGTTACACATACACATTTCAAAAATGTTTATTCTCAATTtaactttcagcgctgaatgacctcatgctAAGtctagtgcttggcccttggcctaaattttatactccAATTCCAGTTTAAGGAATGGTTTCTGATTTGAATCGTAATTAGATACTGTGTGACTCTTAAaccatacacataaatatatatatatatatatatatatatatatatatatatatatatatatatatatatatgtatatgtatatgtatatatatatatatatatatatatatatatatatatatatatatatatatgattttaagagCTATATagtatttcagatttttgttatCTTTATCCTGAATTTAAagaattctctcttttttctctctctaatttaAGGAATGGTTTCTGAATAGAATCGTAGTTGGGAACTGCTGTGGACTCTTAAaccaaacacataaaaaatatctCTAAGTTTAAGAGGTATATAGTATTTCAGATTTTATCTTTGCTCTGAATTtaaggattatctctctctctctctctctctctctctctctctctctctctctctcctctctctctctctctaaaccttaTGTCATTCTCATTAGACAAAATCATTACTTTTAAGGATTTCTATTATTCCtgactttttatctttatttatccaaaatttgagtttctctctctcgcactccctctaagttttttcttttattcttaatcttttcttttatttaccctAAATTTAAGGATAGTatctctccctcacacacactcattcccccacctctctctatctccctctacATATGAAAAACATCTTTAAAAAGATAACACAGAAAACCTCTTGCTAAGGCTAGAATAACTTTACAAGATTCGTAAACAACTCTGTTTTTGAAACAAGGTCGGTTATCGTACCCTTAACATATGGCTAACACGACCTATTAGTGGGTCCTTCGAAATTGACcacagatagagaaaggaaaagttAAGTTGTTTAAAAAGTAGAAAGTCTTAAAAAGGTTTTAAGTGATTTTCtataattatttatgttttttgtcgcttttacttttattcaggCATTACTGGTCGACGTACTTTtttcgcattattattattattattattattatattattatttatattattattattattattattatattatattgaaagatattgttgCATCAGCtccattcaacttgtaaatagtcttctatttttctaataatagctctctctctctctgcttctacaactggcgagtattgcgccgatattactcatcaggagcagtcaatttcatGGATAATggttagaaatttatttatttgttacagtaaatgaacaaataggtcaaaatataagttaatctagtggccaacgtttctctcggtatcatccgagcatgattacggcagtgggtcggagcaaaccgagagaaacgttggccactaaattaacttatattttgacctatttgttcatttacaaataaataaatttgtaaccatatccctgaaattgactcctcctgatgagtaatatcggcgcaatactcgccagttgtagtagcagagagagagagagctattattagaaaaatagagaagactatttacaagttgaatgcagctgatgcagcaatatctttcaataagacttgtttgaaagaggatctccttccattattattattattattatcgtcatcatcatcatcatcatcatcatcatcatcatcatcatcatcatcatcatcatcatcgtcgtcgtcgtcgtctcagTAGCAATAAAAAAATTGCTGTGGTGGAAGTCTTTTTGTACAGGTAATAAAACATCcaattttgtctatatatatattttatctaaacAATTGTTCTGTCTTAACAATCACAGAACCCGGTCGACTGTGCTGAATGCAATGTTTTTTtaaccatttcattttttatatatgaacaatacCAACTCATCATTAGCTCCAATGGCTTTAACAAGTGCGATGCCATGTCATTCACAATCAGTCAGATCGatcaatcaatcatatcaaaCGGTGTGCCTTAGCAAAGATGAGACTAGCTTTCAGAGCAGAGTCGTTTCTTCCGTAATAACGGCTCTGGCTTCGGAGAGGCTTTCTAAAGGTTGAGGTTGAAGGTCGCTTAGCGCTGCTGCTCCCGCCTCCTCTTTTTCCTTCGGCGGACCATCCTCGGTAGGATGGATGGTCGCGCGtcggaataataaaaaaatacgatcgtgtttatatctatctatatatattagagaattgCTCTCCAAAGCTTGATGTTGCTATTCCcgctttttcttcttccctcgCCGAATCTTCCTCGGAGGATGCACTCTCGGTGACATCTGCgataataaatacaattttgCTTGCTTATAACAATTAATAAtcaattcttattatatatatatatatatatatatataatatatatattatattatatatatatatatatatataatacatatatgtgtatatataatatatatatatatatgtatatgtatatatatatatgtatatgtgtatatgtatgatatatatatatatatatatatatatatatattatatatatatatatatatataaaggttttttgccacgaaggaaaaaatgaaaaagcagagatagccaagtactttcggtcctgttcggaccctttactgaggcaaactgatttttacaaagaacaacatagtcaaaagaaggcttaatatacaaaactgacactaccagattagccataagggcgattttcactctacagaaaggaggagtcgccagaggctagccacaccttgaaggatacccgcaataaacaagtgattcttccagaaaacagtacattttgaaaaaaacaacgggagcatatacaatttaatatcatgaatttttacacaaattttcccaacaaaaattattattaatgaaaagacgaaagaaaatatatatatatatatatatatatatatatatatatatatatatatatatatattctctctccttttctcttgctcgatatatatatatatatatatatatatatatatatatatatatatatatatatatatatatatatatatatatatcgagcaagagaaagagggagagagaatatcgaaacagagagagagagagaaataactatatgcatgtgggactaatttattagttgttcatttattttgaggtccttcataaacatcttaaaaatatatgtccaaatggtacattccagactaagatttaggttgttttatttaGTGATTGTTTATACTTTGGTTAATGTGTGGAAAAAAACTATACttaaaacatatttcttagttctcatgtaacgtatttagaacaaggatcacttataaatggaaatttaaaatacatagggttgataaactaactatgtattttaaatttccatttataagtgatccttgttctaaatacgttacaagagaactaagaaatatgtttaagtatatatatatatatatatgtatatatataatatatatatatatatatatatatatatatatatataagggaagaCCTATTTTCGATGAAACAAACCCTCAAATTCTTTCAGGCAGCTGATTCAGCCACACGCGCACGGGAAGTCATAGAAAAATGTTGAGAGTGCATATAGTTATTCTAGAAGTATATGTCAAAGGTATCCCCTAAATATATCCTCGCGTTTCATGTTATAATGAAATATACTTTGGAAAAAATGTGGTTATGGAATAAACAAACTCCAACTTGGTATCGATGGTTCAAACTCTGTCACTAGGCCTACAACGCAACGTCAGTAACTATGAGATTTTATGAAGCAACTCAAGgtgtggaaaatatcaaaataataaaaataagagaggcAAAGATGAAGCAGTAAGAAGTACCTTCTGGGTGCAGAAGCAATTTCGGTAGAAACTTCGAAATGGCCGTTGGGATNNNNNNNNNNNNNNNNNNNNNNNNNNNNNNNNNNNNNNNNNNNNNNNNNNNNNNNNNNNNNNNNNNNNNNNNNNNNNNNNNNNNNNNNNNNNNNNNNNNNNNNNNNNNNNNNNNNNNNNNNNNNNNNNNNNNNNNNNNNNNNNNNNNNNNNNNNNNNNNNNNNNNNNNNNNNNNNNNNNNNNNNNNNNNNNNNNNNNNNNNNNNNNNNNNNNNNNNNNNNNNNNNNNNNNNNNNNNNNNNNNNNNNNNNNNNNNNNNNNNNNNNNNNNNNNNNNNNNNNNNNNNNNNNNNNNNNNNNNNNNNNNNNNNNNNNNNNNNNNNNNNNNNNNNNNNNNNNNNNNNNNNNNNNNNNNNNNNNNNNNNNNNNNNNNNNNNNNNNNNNNNNNNNNNNNNNNNNNNNNNNNNNNNNNNNNNNNNNNNNNNNNNNNNNNNNNNNNNNNNNNNNNNNNNNNNNNNNNNNNNNNNNNNNNNNNNNNNNNNNNNNNNNNNNNNNNNNNNNNNGCTCTTCAATTGCTTCAAGGATTGTTCACGAGCTCTATGATAAGTTCTTTTGTTTCATTCTCTGAtgctatatatgtaatgtttcttGTTTTGCTTCTTTATATTATCCTCAGGAAACAATAACTCTCTCGCTTAGTCTTCTTTGAATGCGTGGGATACTTTCAGTATTCTCTTTCCTGGAAACCGAGCCTCGCCTTGGCATAGTATtgcatttattccttttattattttctagtaTTCTTTCTGTTTATTGATATCACGCTACCTTGTGGtatcttttatttcttcctttaacATCTCCTTTACTCATCTTACTCCTAAATACATTCCTCTCTTCAGCATAGCCCATGTGTATTTGTTGCTTTCGAAAACTACTGCATCTTATGAACCTCCTTTTCACTTCTTAATGAGCATCATATTTTATTTGAGCCCCTTTGCAAGTTTTGTGGCTTTTCAAATTCATACTTGTTTGATTGATCAAGTTTTCCTGTGCAAAAGTAAGAAGCTAAAACAATATTAAATCGAAATGCCTTCCTTTATACAGCTCTTGAAGAAGATCGTAATCTCCAGTCTAACTGGATCTGATAGGGGTGAGCTAGACCTACTGTAGCTTAAGCAGTATTACCCCATTTATGTGTAAAAAGTTTCATAATAATAGATTGCagctatactatatctattagatttatatatatatatagtattatatatatatatatataatataatattatatataatatatatatatactttggttgtataattgtaaatataattatgacACGAATATTGAAGCattataattgagagagagagagagagagagagagagagagagagagagagcgcataatCATATCGAGCGTGCTCGCAAGAAGGTTTAACGGGAAAGCTCACTCATATATAGTACACGAAGGGAGATCGATAAAGGGAGCGTGCCCTGCCGCCCTCTTGGCTAACGTGCGAGaaaatggcttagaaataaatataaatataaataaataaatgatgtttTATAAATACTAATTTTATGGTTCACTTCCTTACCtaatcttcataaaataataaagttcaGAGAGAAATAcgtttaaaaatacaaaacaggCTGGAGAGAATGCTGCCATGTTTACGCACCAGggaacctttttttctttctctttctttttttgattcaCGAACGCTGAAACAGATCgggatggatagagagagagagagagagagagagagagagagagagagagagagagagagagagagagagagagagagagagagagagagctgtatagCCATCCCCATCTCTAACATCGCGCAGGCGCTCGCCAGACAAACACCACTCGCTCTGCTCCGGCCAGTCAGCCTGCTTTAGCCATGGCGTCCATAGTGTTAAAGTCGCTATCGGTGTTACTggggattttctttatatttgtagGCACGACgaaattaaccccaaaaattaGTAAAGAACTGCATAAGGATCTGGTGAGTGGCGCGTTCCTTGAGGCCCCAAGGGTCGATGGTACTACAGATCCGAAGAAACCTTTCCGCTGGGAGGCgttatattattttctcttcttttttttttatttcggtgtaAGGTGAGGTCtggagagaaagggggagagggagagagagagagagagagagagagagagagtaagagagaaagagagagaggggggcgagcGGATTTGTCGAACATACAGATATTATTCAGGGGAAAACTGGGGGAAATTACTGTGTATCTCGGCTACGTGAATCGATACAGCATTGAGTCTAAAGTGTGACACGACCACAGGGCGCACTTCGAAggagaaaattgaaggaaaaatggataaaagagagagaggggatgggggAGACTGAGTGAGAGAAGGGCCACATATCGCAGGATGGAGGCACAAACAGCGTTGATTAAAGTGGCCCTTCAAGATGATCGCCAAAACACATGGACCACAAATGAAaaagttggggattttttttttcttcaagggaGAACTAGATCTATTGAAATTGGTTGTAGGCCGATATAttgtctccacacacacacacacacacacacacacacacacacacacacacacacacacacatatatatatatatatatctatatatatatatatatattatatatatatatatatatatataaacgtttgcTTTGGGTCAAACCTAGGTCGAAGAAGGTAGATCATTGACCCATTACCAATGGGTCGGTTAGCCGACGACACGTGTCCACCCACATACTACTTGCGGGCGGAGGTTGCCGGGCCGTCTAGACTCATGTGCAGTCTCTTCAAAGgcgttttcatctttattttaggCCAAGAGCGAGTTGATGTGATGACGGCGTATGAGTATTATGctttgagtttatatatatgcGGTAGATAGGCTTCTTGATCATATGTTTCTACTATTTTTTGTTACTATTAATCGTATGACAGTTTTCCGGTGCTTTGTGCTTTTgtgcacaaacacgcacatactaTTATCAGGGTCAGAATTAGTCCTAGTCTAAGTGGTCGCTTTAAAAGAGGCACTTGGTGAAAGAAACAACATTTAGAGTAAGGAACGACATGCATTTCGGGTGTTTTCAGCTTCCCAGGTCAATTGCCCCACCACTTCTGTGAAGATTCCTCTACATCTATGGATATACTCTATGTGTTAGACACTAGAAACCGTATTCAGTAAAATTAATTGCAAATAACTTAAGGAAGTTAATAGAATCTTCTAGAAAGTACTTAAGAGGAAATGGGCGTTATAATTAAAGCAGGACatcattaaaagattttattaaaaTTCTTATGCTTCCATATTTTCTCACTAGGAAGCGTTGTTGTTTCATAATAATGTTCGTGAATCACTGCGAGCGGAGTGATGAGTCTAATAAAAGGTGCATCAACTTATTAACATTTATGTACtggttgtatgagagagagagaggagagagagagagagagagaggtgcttagCCTAGACATTTCATGAAAGCACATTATCTCGTGAAATCAACCATTTCATTAAGAAactgtatttatctatttttatttccacatttttatggcacaaattcatatgtatattcattCCTGTGCACATTATCATCTGCAGAAAATAAcactttttttgtttaattgcTATTGCAATTAAAATAACccaattttatttccttcactAAACCACTTGCTTCCTCCTCTTAAAAATTGGGTGTTTTTATAGCAATAAACACTCGATGCTGACTTGAGATCTCCATTGATGTAATATTCTATTGTTCAGTGATAAACATAGATTTCTCTTGGGCCATAGGTCTAATGACAGTTGTTTCACCTATGGTGGATCTGATGACAAGAGTTCTTAATGATTATCCCTCTTGGTATTTATAATTTGCATTCATTTATTTAGATGTTTCTGCTTGCCTGAATCAAGGTCTCTTTGTTTTCTAAACAGGAAAAAAAGTATTCTGTTTCCTATTAACAGACAAAAGCAGCTCATTTAAATCTATTTTCTCTTtgacagaataaaaacaaaactgtcttttttcttatttttttttattcacagtcATAAACAGCTTATGTACAAGTCTGTTTTCCGTTGCCAAAAACAGAAAACTTCTGCTGTTCCTTCACAGGCAAACAGTCCACAAACCTAGACTCATGTTCCTTTAAAACCTCGGTCTAATTAACAAAGGAAGTTCCTTAACAGAGGAGCACCCAGATTACACCACTCCtgtcttatgtgtgtgtgtgtgtgtgtgtgccatttcCGCAAAGGTAGCAGGAGCCAATAATGAGAGGAAGTTCCGTTACGCGGGACAAACTCGCGCCATATTGGTCCACCTGGACTACATTGAGGCTGGCGCAATTAGGACAATCATTCCGCTATTATTTTTGTTCACTTAAGACGTTAAAATTGTAAGTCAGATTCTGGGATATTGCCTTAATTGTCAATGCTAGTCTACAGATTGAAAGCGTTGTTATAAACTtcatttttatgattaaatttattgattgattaatattttttcctaCATTTGATTTCACTAAATACTCTCAATGGGCAATCTGATAACTTGGTCTTAACTTAAGATTTTTAACTCCATTTCAAGGCTTCCATATaccatatagtacacacacacacacacacacacacacacacacacacacacacacacacacacatatatatatatatatatatatatatatatatatatatataaagtaaatggaatttttaatacgTATAGACCAGTTGTACCAAGATCAGAGCACGAGTCATTTgcaggcgcacacacacacacacacacacacacacacacacacatatatatatatatacatatatatatatatatatatatatatattatatatatatgtgtgtgtgtgtgtgtgtgtgtgtgtgtgtgtgtgtgtgtgtgtgagaaccGAAGGAAAAGCTTTTTCAATAaagtaaatggaatttttaatacaTATAGACCAAGTTGTACCAAGATCAGAGCACGAGTCAtttgcacgtacacacacacacacacacacatatatatatatatatatatatatctatatatatatataatatatatatatgttatatatgtgtgtgtgtgtgtgtgtgtgtgtgtacgtgcaaaTGACTCGTGCTCTGATCTTGGTACAACTTGGTCTATAtgtattaaaaattccatttacttTATTGAAAAAGCTTTTCCTTCggttctcatttatttttatttactcgtAGCCTTTGAATAAACCTCAATCTATTATCAGGAATGTATTATAAACTCCTTTCTTTTGTTTCCAGAGAAAAGAATTCGCACGTTACAGTAAAGTGTTTCCGCTATCTCAGACGCTAGAATTTAAAATTCCCTCGAAATGGTACCGACGGACCGTTGGAGGATTAGAGGTCCTATGTGGGTTCTGCCTTACTTTCATCCCATCTAGTAAGTGTtcaatatattactattaatgtttttttcatgtaaattgtTACTAAACAATATAACACTTGATTTCTTAACGTACCCTAGGCCTACGTCAGTTACAGTACTGGTAGAGACTCTACATTGACGCCCcattacattaaaataataaaactacacTCCACTGATTGAGGCTTTCATATATTTAATGTTGTTTCGCCCTCTCCAACAGAAAGAATAAAGCAAGCGGCAAATCTGGTGCTAGTGATTATGATGTTGTTTGCCACCTACAACCACTGGATGGTTGGAGACAAGTTCGAAAGATTAGCGCCCTCTTTGGTGAGTATGAATCCGATAT from the Macrobrachium nipponense isolate FS-2020 chromosome 42, ASM1510439v2, whole genome shotgun sequence genome contains:
- the LOC135213149 gene encoding novel acetylcholine receptor chaperone-like; this translates as MASIVLKSLSVLLGIFFIFVGTTKLTPKISKELHKDLRKEFARYSKVFPLSQTLEFKIPSKWYRRTVGGLEVLCGFCLTFIPSKRIKQAANLVLVIMMLFATYNHWMVGDKFERLAPSLVFFFMLTCRMIVEYQIRRKEKQDKVKASATADSAVKETTDSAATATPVPHTKSKKSD